In the genome of Leptospira kanakyensis, one region contains:
- the msrA gene encoding peptide-methionine (S)-S-oxide reductase MsrA — translation MASKNKFTTLPFVTLGVLFFLSTVFYFNCQLFNKDSSVQKVNLQPVQGQKIAAFAEGCFWCSEHIFESIPGVTDVISGYAGGHTKNPTYELVNTETTGHAETVLVYYDPSKIDYAELCRIFFLSHDPTTPNRQGPDEGSSYRSILFYGTEEERIIAKKIQEEIKGKQIWKNPIVTEYQELKEFYSAENYNQNFIQNNPNQSYVRAVSMPRYVEFQSKYELYKKTMK, via the coding sequence ATGGCTTCAAAAAATAAATTTACCACTCTTCCGTTTGTAACCTTAGGAGTTTTATTTTTCCTTTCGACTGTTTTCTATTTCAACTGCCAACTTTTTAACAAAGATAGCAGTGTTCAAAAAGTCAATCTACAGCCAGTACAGGGACAAAAAATCGCAGCTTTTGCAGAAGGTTGTTTTTGGTGTTCTGAACATATATTTGAATCCATTCCTGGAGTGACCGACGTTATCTCTGGATATGCCGGAGGGCATACAAAAAATCCTACTTACGAATTAGTAAACACAGAAACCACGGGTCATGCAGAAACCGTTTTAGTGTATTACGACCCATCTAAGATAGATTATGCGGAACTTTGCCGAATCTTTTTTCTTTCCCACGATCCAACCACTCCCAACAGGCAAGGGCCCGATGAAGGTTCTTCTTACAGATCCATTTTATTTTATGGAACTGAGGAAGAACGGATTATTGCCAAAAAAATCCAAGAAGAAATCAAAGGAAAACAGATTTGGAAAAATCCAATTGTGACGGAATACCAAGAACTAAAAGAATTCTATAGTGCCGAAAATTACAATCAGAACTTCATCCAAAACAATCCCAACCAGTCCTATGTTCGTGCTGTTTCGATGCCGAGGTATGTGGAATTCCAATCTAAATACGAACTCTACAAAAAAACGATGAAGTAA
- a CDS encoding HDOD domain-containing protein: MASPKAVTLEYKQDLGLHSNIDDINQPILENAPFHFKFFQITDEVENTLYQILDRFLLQLDLIIVRDSVLAAVKETVTNAIKANAKRVFFKNRASNIENEVEYAAEIAEFKKTYLENREVIEESLQKNNFGVFVSFIHNKSLMRIRIMNNVQLTTAESARIKERIDKAKTYNDLAEAFMDMSSDQEGAGLGLIMTLMMLRNDGLGDSAFKFESGENKTVFMIDIPSKVSKESLQLEKIDSIVSQIDNLPTFPKAIKDIQDAIDKPNSSIGTIAEMIKKDIALSANILKLSNSAAFRRGGKVESLDRAIQLIGLKELQTLLYSLGTKQMLEDKFPAFTAIWEKSNESAFYCKAIGQKMEMNKSDLSNLIAASLLHDIGEILLLSFDKQHMSQIKTYSNSREIASTISMEESAIGITHSKLGAMVGEKWNFPILYTKAMEFHHRPLLVDEVYSDIVFPIYLSDMMISINAKEAKSSEIPEDILKKCKFTGKSEFDSFRTKLREQFLYY; this comes from the coding sequence ATGGCTAGTCCCAAGGCAGTCACATTAGAATACAAACAAGACTTAGGCCTTCATTCTAACATCGATGATATCAATCAGCCCATCTTAGAAAATGCTCCCTTCCATTTTAAGTTTTTTCAAATTACTGATGAAGTAGAAAATACATTATACCAGATTTTAGACAGATTTTTATTGCAGCTTGACCTAATCATTGTTAGGGACTCTGTGCTTGCCGCTGTCAAAGAAACCGTAACCAATGCTATCAAAGCAAATGCAAAACGAGTTTTTTTCAAAAATCGTGCGAGTAATATTGAAAATGAAGTCGAATACGCCGCAGAGATTGCTGAGTTCAAAAAAACATATTTAGAGAATCGGGAAGTGATCGAAGAGTCTCTCCAAAAAAATAATTTTGGGGTTTTTGTATCTTTTATTCATAATAAAAGTTTAATGCGCATTCGAATCATGAATAATGTGCAACTAACAACGGCAGAATCGGCAAGAATCAAAGAAAGAATTGATAAAGCAAAAACATACAATGACTTAGCTGAAGCTTTTATGGATATGTCAAGTGACCAAGAAGGTGCAGGTCTTGGTTTGATTATGACCCTTATGATGCTTCGTAACGATGGGTTAGGAGATTCTGCTTTTAAATTTGAGTCGGGCGAAAACAAAACTGTTTTTATGATCGATATCCCTTCTAAGGTTTCGAAAGAAAGTTTACAGTTGGAAAAAATAGATTCGATCGTTTCTCAAATTGATAATTTACCTACTTTCCCCAAAGCAATCAAAGACATCCAAGACGCAATAGACAAACCTAATTCCAGCATTGGTACCATTGCGGAAATGATCAAAAAGGACATTGCTTTATCTGCCAATATTCTCAAACTCTCTAACTCTGCGGCATTTCGGAGAGGTGGTAAGGTAGAAAGTTTAGATCGAGCCATCCAACTGATTGGACTTAAGGAATTACAAACTTTATTATATAGTCTTGGAACTAAACAAATGTTGGAAGATAAGTTTCCAGCTTTTACTGCGATTTGGGAAAAATCGAATGAGTCTGCTTTTTATTGTAAAGCCATTGGTCAAAAGATGGAGATGAACAAATCAGATCTTAGTAATTTGATTGCAGCTTCTCTTTTACATGATATTGGAGAAATTTTACTTTTATCATTTGATAAACAACATATGTCGCAGATTAAAACTTATTCCAATTCTAGAGAAATTGCTTCGACAATCAGTATGGAAGAGTCGGCTATCGGCATCACTCACTCAAAGTTAGGTGCAATGGTTGGCGAAAAATGGAATTTCCCAATTCTTTATACCAAAGCAATGGAATTCCATCATAGGCCACTCCTTGTTGATGAAGTCTATTCTGATATAGTTTTTCCAATATATTTGAGTGATATGATGATATCCATTAATGCCAAAGAAGCTAAATCATCCGAGATTCCAGAAGATATTCTAAAAAAATGTAAGTTTACTGGTAAATCTGAGTTCGATTCTTTTCGTACAAAACTCAGAGAACAGTTTTTATATTACTAA
- a CDS encoding trimeric intracellular cation channel family protein — protein MEFSFYDYIGLSGIMVFTMSGALAALEHKDHHHDLFSVFFTGFITAIGGGTLRDITLGNYPVSWVRDENILWAIFVGFLLVILLPRMLSKLRKELFLFDTLGIGIYTVLGTRIALDHGVNYFASALLGMISAIFGGVIRDTLMNEVPFIFRKEIYATACLVGSVLYILLNVWNVNDNINLILSATVVVSIRVIAVRYNLGLPKIKIFD, from the coding sequence GTGGAATTTAGTTTTTATGATTACATTGGGCTTTCTGGTATCATGGTATTTACGATGTCCGGAGCTTTGGCTGCTTTGGAACATAAAGACCACCATCATGATCTTTTCAGTGTGTTCTTCACTGGTTTTATTACGGCAATTGGCGGAGGGACTTTAAGAGACATCACTCTTGGAAATTATCCTGTTTCTTGGGTTCGGGATGAAAACATCCTCTGGGCCATCTTTGTTGGGTTTTTACTCGTCATTCTTTTGCCACGAATGTTGAGTAAACTTAGAAAAGAACTCTTCCTGTTTGATACATTGGGGATTGGAATTTATACAGTGCTTGGAACAAGGATTGCTTTGGATCATGGAGTGAATTATTTTGCATCTGCACTTCTTGGAATGATATCTGCTATTTTCGGTGGAGTGATCCGAGATACACTGATGAATGAAGTTCCATTTATTTTTAGAAAAGAAATATATGCTACTGCTTGTTTGGTGGGATCTGTATTGTATATACTTTTGAATGTTTGGAACGTGAATGACAATATTAATTTAATTTTGTCAGCAACTGTCGTTGTGAGCATTCGTGTTATAGCAGTTCGTTATAACTTAGGATTACCTAAAATTAAAATCTTTGATTAA
- a CDS encoding beta strand repeat-containing protein produces the protein MNKSANILRNAILIPIFLFQACIPSLSKGFLQSVTDFIQLRSLVNPASTGPYYVSVSVSGLLGTGLVLDLNSGTESIVVNADGSFDFKTALSTGNNFNVTVNTQPTLPTQTCSVSGGMGVVAYGNINSIIVNCDPLRYTVGGTITGLDGITGLVLTNSVDGSTLNVAVASGSFAFTQTYLDGTTYNVSVTTQPNHPVQNCLTTNGSGTISGANVTDIIIACNSTAFPIEVTAVGIASGTLSIRNNNSELLTISTNGLHRFPTNIITNNTYSLQIVGTPANHQCVLSASGGTVTGTISITANCFSVLSFNPSNGGVLQPTESLRLQFSDEVNAGSCITSTGTLNTVLSIPIQFSVTTTTITNDTLIVSPAATDSWITGHRVLTLNCFNVGGTPLSSTVNILYLVPSAIRYVSASGLDTNPGTDVAPKRNIQAAIDDFLGCASGDCAVLVEDGSYDPTFSGGAIHLVSGISLYGGYQPTTSFGVWRPNLHGSVILMDTTPAGCSIATITSPCASIIGDATVTSNVTISGFRIQSGPDTAPYMAGVFLDSTNNVRLINNDIDGGVGINGVSGVHAINSNPYLIQNVILGGNCTAANCDSVGVYMSTSVPIAPVILVNSISGGTPTGSGVNSRGIRYAGTAAMTVTNIIGNLITSKNLNKTTSLFSIGFDINSGTGLTGTLSGNIITGGAGGTSIGLRIQATTSIQIGSPTQGNQITSSDALTGTYGLYLSGGQTVRRNVIRFGTAMSAAVATAIGIYATGGGTQIIESNSIQDGNVSSTGATATLNGIYSANASATSSITGNYIRIGRSEGTNSTATTTAGISLNTPQNALIANNWIQNGTSDVNARGLEFKSVFSGLRVYHNTVSSGTGTSNETPLFIGAGSASIDIQNNILMLNNNSASTACIYNAGIGLQTAVKYNVLHNCVNLVIQNAQNYSFCAGGVPGTLVCTLPLGIPANFGNNLNIDPELASNFGVIANYTPTTATSCLITKSTNALLTDSYNGIGTRPGVDGAISLGAVEYDQACTP, from the coding sequence ATGAACAAGTCTGCTAACATTCTAAGGAATGCCATTCTCATTCCCATCTTTTTATTCCAGGCCTGTATCCCTAGTTTGTCTAAAGGTTTTTTACAATCAGTCACTGACTTCATCCAATTGCGAAGTTTGGTCAACCCGGCTTCGACTGGGCCCTACTACGTTTCGGTTTCCGTTTCCGGCCTCCTTGGAACTGGCCTTGTTTTGGATTTGAATTCTGGAACAGAAAGTATCGTTGTCAATGCCGACGGATCTTTTGACTTTAAAACCGCTCTTAGTACCGGAAATAATTTCAATGTAACAGTAAACACACAACCGACTCTCCCGACTCAGACTTGTTCTGTTAGCGGTGGGATGGGTGTGGTCGCTTATGGAAATATCAACTCGATCATCGTGAATTGTGATCCTTTACGATACACTGTTGGTGGCACCATCACTGGCCTTGATGGAATCACTGGCCTTGTTCTCACAAACTCTGTCGATGGATCCACACTGAACGTAGCGGTTGCATCGGGCTCTTTTGCTTTCACGCAAACCTATCTGGATGGAACCACTTATAACGTTTCTGTTACCACCCAACCAAACCATCCAGTTCAGAACTGTCTCACTACCAACGGGTCAGGAACCATCTCTGGTGCCAATGTCACAGACATCATCATCGCTTGTAATTCAACTGCCTTTCCGATCGAAGTCACTGCTGTGGGGATCGCTTCTGGCACACTGAGTATTAGAAATAATAATTCGGAACTACTCACCATTTCAACCAATGGATTACATAGATTCCCCACGAATATCATAACGAACAATACTTATAGTTTGCAAATTGTGGGAACTCCCGCGAACCATCAGTGTGTCCTTTCTGCTTCTGGTGGCACTGTTACGGGAACCATCTCCATCACTGCCAATTGTTTTAGTGTTCTCAGTTTTAATCCTTCCAATGGGGGAGTCCTGCAACCAACGGAAAGTTTACGATTACAATTTTCGGATGAAGTGAATGCCGGCAGTTGTATAACCTCAACAGGAACATTAAACACAGTATTGAGTATACCAATTCAATTTTCAGTGACAACAACCACAATCACGAATGACACACTCATTGTTTCGCCCGCTGCTACAGATTCCTGGATCACTGGACACAGAGTCTTAACTCTAAATTGTTTTAATGTCGGCGGAACACCACTTTCTTCTACGGTAAATATACTATACTTGGTTCCATCTGCCATTCGTTATGTTTCGGCTTCTGGTTTAGATACCAATCCAGGTACGGATGTAGCTCCCAAAAGAAATATTCAGGCTGCCATCGATGACTTTCTAGGCTGTGCCTCTGGTGACTGTGCCGTACTCGTGGAAGATGGTTCTTATGACCCTACGTTCTCCGGTGGCGCCATCCATCTTGTTTCAGGAATTTCACTTTACGGTGGTTATCAACCGACAACTAGTTTTGGAGTTTGGAGACCAAATTTACATGGCTCAGTGATACTGATGGACACAACACCAGCAGGTTGTTCCATAGCAACCATCACTTCACCATGTGCCTCTATTATTGGAGATGCAACAGTTACTAGTAATGTTACCATATCGGGATTTCGTATCCAATCTGGACCAGATACTGCACCCTATATGGCAGGAGTTTTTTTAGACTCCACAAACAATGTCCGTCTCATCAATAATGATATTGATGGAGGAGTCGGAATCAATGGTGTGTCCGGAGTTCATGCCATCAATAGTAACCCCTATTTGATCCAAAATGTGATTCTTGGAGGAAATTGTACGGCAGCCAACTGCGACTCCGTTGGTGTATACATGTCTACGTCAGTACCCATTGCACCGGTTATTTTAGTTAATTCCATTTCCGGAGGAACTCCTACAGGCTCAGGTGTAAATTCTAGAGGGATTCGTTATGCTGGAACCGCTGCCATGACAGTCACCAATATCATTGGGAATTTGATCACAAGTAAAAACTTAAATAAGACAACGAGTCTTTTCAGTATAGGATTTGATATCAATTCAGGAACCGGTTTAACAGGTACCTTATCAGGCAATATAATCACTGGCGGTGCAGGAGGTACTTCTATTGGTTTAAGAATCCAAGCAACCACTTCCATCCAAATAGGTTCACCTACACAAGGAAATCAAATTACATCCAGTGACGCGTTGACTGGTACCTACGGATTGTATTTAAGTGGCGGACAGACTGTACGAAGAAATGTAATCAGATTTGGAACTGCCATGAGTGCAGCCGTTGCAACGGCTATAGGAATTTATGCAACAGGCGGCGGAACGCAAATCATTGAAAGTAATTCCATCCAAGATGGAAATGTGTCTTCTACTGGAGCCACGGCAACTCTCAATGGAATCTATTCAGCAAACGCAAGTGCAACTTCGAGTATTACTGGGAATTATATCCGCATAGGAAGGTCAGAGGGTACAAATTCTACAGCTACAACAACTGCTGGAATTTCTTTAAATACCCCTCAAAATGCGCTCATTGCCAACAATTGGATCCAAAATGGAACTAGTGATGTGAATGCAAGGGGATTGGAATTTAAATCAGTATTTTCAGGTCTCAGAGTTTACCACAATACAGTCAGTAGTGGGACAGGAACCAGTAACGAAACGCCCTTATTTATCGGTGCAGGTTCTGCCTCTATTGACATTCAGAATAATATTTTGATGTTAAACAATAATTCGGCATCCACCGCTTGTATCTATAATGCTGGTATTGGCCTACAAACTGCCGTTAAATATAATGTTCTACATAATTGCGTAAACTTAGTGATTCAAAATGCGCAAAACTATAGTTTTTGTGCTGGTGGAGTTCCTGGTACTCTCGTTTGTACCTTACCCCTTGGAATTCCAGCAAACTTCGGGAACAACCTCAACATAGATCCTGAATTAGCTTCGAATTTTGGAGTGATTGCTAACTACACCCCAACAACGGCAACTTCCTGTTTGATCACTAAATCTACCAATGCTCTATTGACAGATAGCTATAATGGAATTGGTACAAGGCCAGGGGTTGATGGAGCGATCAGTCTTGGTGCTGTAGAATACGACCAAGCCTGCACACCTTAA
- a CDS encoding SMP-30/gluconolactonase/LRE family protein — translation MKYFLIYVSVFSLFFSCRTFEPVSYEPPVKPELVGVYAPNTELQKSILLAIGKVKGLESLDVDTDGNIYGGDKDGRIIRITLKGEIKAIANTSGRPLGIQFDKQGNLIIADAYRGLLSLDKSGKITVLVSEYKGKPFKFTDDVDIAQDGKIYFSDASVYEQKEYLYDLLEARPYGRVFVYDPKTKETELLADELYFANGIALSKNEDYLLVNETYRYKITKLWLKGAKKGQKETVIENLPGFPDNITRNENGEFWVALFTVRNDRMDNMHPSPVVKRMISFLPKFLWPKAEPYGYALKIDGNGKVLMTLQDPGGEHLKEVTSVLEKKRQLYIGSLYNDRVGIYVLP, via the coding sequence ATGAAATATTTCTTAATCTATGTATCTGTTTTTTCTTTATTTTTTTCCTGTAGAACATTTGAACCAGTTTCCTATGAACCTCCCGTCAAGCCGGAATTAGTTGGAGTTTATGCACCCAATACCGAATTACAAAAATCCATTTTACTTGCCATTGGAAAAGTAAAAGGGTTGGAGTCATTGGACGTGGACACTGATGGAAACATCTATGGTGGAGACAAGGATGGGCGTATCATTCGTATCACTCTTAAAGGTGAAATCAAAGCCATCGCCAATACGTCAGGACGTCCTTTGGGAATTCAGTTTGATAAACAGGGAAACCTCATCATCGCTGATGCCTATCGTGGCCTCCTGTCATTAGATAAGTCAGGAAAAATAACTGTCCTTGTTTCGGAATACAAAGGAAAACCATTTAAATTTACAGATGATGTAGACATTGCCCAAGATGGAAAAATTTACTTTTCCGATGCTTCTGTTTATGAACAAAAAGAATACCTTTATGATCTTTTAGAAGCACGGCCTTATGGACGAGTTTTTGTTTACGATCCTAAAACCAAAGAAACCGAACTGCTTGCGGACGAATTGTACTTTGCCAATGGAATTGCATTGTCCAAAAATGAAGATTATCTGCTAGTGAATGAAACCTACCGTTACAAGATCACCAAACTTTGGTTAAAGGGTGCAAAAAAAGGCCAAAAAGAAACGGTGATAGAGAATCTCCCTGGTTTTCCAGACAATATCACTCGTAATGAAAACGGAGAGTTTTGGGTGGCTCTTTTTACAGTGAGAAATGACAGGATGGACAATATGCATCCTTCTCCCGTAGTCAAAAGAATGATTTCCTTTTTGCCAAAATTCCTTTGGCCTAAGGCAGAACCTTATGGTTACGCACTCAAAATAGATGGGAACGGCAAGGTACTTATGACCTTACAAGACCCTGGCGGAGAACATTTAAAAGAAGTTACGAGTGTATTGGAAAAGAAAAGACAGTTGTATATCGGAAGTTTATACAACGATCGTGTGGGAATCTACGTATTACCTTAA
- a CDS encoding acetyltransferase encodes MGLIIAYILFLLNLLSIIPTMYPLYIWKLVTTGSARRLGDRLLLKVGEIWIENNYRISRILYGVQFEVVGDAYKDLKPDGRYMIICNHQSWSDIYIIQSVLNRKIPLIRFFIKDSLKYVPILGHAWLALDFPFVKRSTKEQLKKNPELATKDLENVKNVCAKFAGMPFSILNFLEGHRRTPERVQKLLKKNPYKHLLRPHSGGISVVSTTLKNSLDAFIDLTIVYPTENPSFLELMQGKIRKLKVFVDVIPASLVPVEENEQFAPMSKKMKRWVDERWALKDVLIEKEKQPK; translated from the coding sequence TTGGGTTTAATCATTGCTTATATTTTGTTTCTTTTGAATTTGTTATCGATCATACCAACGATGTATCCCTTGTATATTTGGAAGTTGGTAACAACTGGTTCTGCGAGAAGGTTAGGTGATAGGCTTCTATTAAAAGTGGGAGAAATCTGGATCGAAAATAACTATCGAATTTCCAGAATCTTGTATGGTGTCCAATTTGAAGTGGTCGGTGATGCTTATAAAGATTTGAAACCAGATGGACGTTATATGATTATCTGTAACCACCAATCTTGGTCTGATATCTATATCATTCAGTCTGTTTTAAATCGAAAAATCCCACTCATTCGTTTTTTCATCAAAGATTCACTAAAATATGTTCCAATTCTTGGGCATGCTTGGCTTGCTCTTGATTTCCCTTTTGTAAAAAGAAGTACCAAGGAACAGTTGAAAAAAAATCCAGAACTTGCTACCAAAGATTTAGAAAATGTAAAAAACGTTTGTGCGAAATTTGCCGGTATGCCTTTTTCTATTTTGAATTTTCTCGAAGGCCATCGTAGGACTCCAGAACGGGTTCAGAAATTACTGAAAAAAAATCCTTACAAACATTTACTCAGGCCCCACAGTGGTGGGATCTCCGTTGTGTCCACAACACTAAAGAATTCGCTTGATGCTTTTATCGATTTAACGATAGTTTATCCTACAGAAAATCCTAGTTTTTTAGAGTTGATGCAAGGTAAAATTCGCAAACTAAAAGTGTTTGTGGATGTGATTCCCGCATCCCTAGTACCTGTGGAAGAGAACGAACAGTTTGCACCTATGTCTAAAAAAATGAAACGATGGGTGGATGAAAGATGGGCTTTAAAAGATGTTTTGATCGAGAAGGAGAAACAACCAAAATGA
- a CDS encoding PP2C family protein-serine/threonine phosphatase has product MGSTEKPNADLSFLKKEMKRALFGKGSLIIEQYTLGDSFYFIESGIVEVWKYLDETKEEILVIGDLVSGDYFGEIALIDSAPRTVNISAKEDSVLYELTREDFHRLIQTSPDMTLTLLKLLTARIRNAEQRENQVLIQKNKELRLQNETLEEMVKERTAKLTQSLKIIQEDLETAKTIQRNILPLGLKYVAHLDFGSRFEPMSEVGGDIFDVVRLEKNKIRLFLADAIGHGVQAALITMAIKAEYDHIKHNTQNPADVLYALNQIFMDRYGKKSNQFTAVIVDLNMEESQLTYSSAGHNEPYIVTKDGIIPLAESGVMLGLEKDVEYSNHSLAFGLGDRLFMISDGYLEQENGEGILLGESKLLSSFASAKSLDLSLADTINLLMDDFHSFRGDASMMDDVTILGIGTTY; this is encoded by the coding sequence ATGGGATCTACGGAGAAACCAAATGCGGATTTAAGTTTCTTAAAAAAAGAAATGAAACGCGCCCTATTTGGTAAAGGTTCTCTTATCATCGAGCAGTATACGCTAGGTGATTCATTTTATTTTATAGAATCTGGGATCGTAGAAGTTTGGAAGTATTTGGATGAAACTAAAGAAGAAATACTTGTTATTGGTGACTTAGTATCTGGCGATTATTTCGGAGAAATTGCACTGATTGATTCCGCTCCTCGCACCGTAAATATCTCTGCAAAAGAAGATTCTGTTCTTTATGAACTTACTCGGGAAGATTTCCATCGTTTGATCCAAACAAGTCCCGATATGACCTTAACTCTTTTGAAATTGTTAACTGCAAGAATTCGGAACGCAGAACAAAGAGAAAACCAAGTCCTCATTCAGAAAAATAAAGAACTTCGCCTTCAAAACGAAACTTTGGAAGAGATGGTAAAAGAAAGAACTGCTAAGTTAACACAATCTTTAAAAATCATCCAAGAAGATTTGGAAACTGCTAAAACCATCCAAAGAAATATTTTACCACTGGGTCTTAAGTATGTAGCACATTTAGATTTTGGATCACGATTCGAACCTATGTCAGAAGTTGGTGGGGATATTTTTGATGTGGTTCGTTTAGAAAAAAACAAAATTCGATTATTTTTAGCCGATGCCATTGGTCACGGTGTCCAGGCTGCCCTCATCACTATGGCGATAAAAGCTGAGTATGATCATATTAAACACAATACTCAGAATCCAGCAGATGTTCTTTATGCCTTAAATCAAATTTTTATGGATCGGTATGGTAAAAAATCCAACCAATTCACCGCAGTCATAGTCGATTTGAACATGGAAGAAAGCCAATTGACTTATTCTTCAGCAGGTCACAATGAACCATATATAGTGACAAAAGATGGAATCATCCCTCTGGCAGAATCAGGGGTAATGCTCGGTCTCGAGAAAGATGTGGAATATTCCAATCATTCTTTAGCTTTTGGATTAGGGGATCGATTGTTTATGATTTCTGATGGTTATTTGGAACAGGAAAACGGAGAGGGGATCCTCCTTGGAGAATCCAAATTACTTTCCAGTTTTGCATCGGCAAAGAGTTTGGATCTTAGTTTAGCAGATACAATCAATTTGCTGATGGATGATTTTCATTCATTTCGAGGAGATGCCTCTATGATGGATGATGTTACGATTCTTGGAATCGGTACGACGTATTAG
- a CDS encoding cupin domain-containing protein — MGFKHQTNPIQIPVPGGKTISEHFGIPSTGNSDISIAHMVAPSGWGEPFQTPNFDEWTLMVRGKKQIEVGEKIVILSAGESILIEKGTKVRYSNPFPEEAEYWSVCKPAFALDLVNREETSTGN, encoded by the coding sequence ATGGGTTTTAAACACCAAACGAATCCAATCCAAATCCCCGTTCCTGGTGGAAAAACAATTTCCGAACATTTTGGAATTCCTTCAACGGGTAATTCTGATATATCGATCGCTCATATGGTAGCGCCTAGTGGTTGGGGTGAACCTTTTCAAACACCTAACTTCGATGAGTGGACACTTATGGTTCGTGGTAAAAAACAAATTGAAGTGGGTGAAAAAATTGTAATCCTCTCTGCTGGTGAATCCATTTTGATAGAAAAGGGAACCAAGGTTCGGTATTCCAATCCTTTTCCCGAAGAAGCAGAATACTGGTCTGTCTGCAAACCTGCCTTTGCTTTGGACTTGGTCAATCGAGAAGAAACCTCTACAGGTAATTGA
- a CDS encoding SDR family oxidoreductase, whose protein sequence is MKKTILVTGATDGIGRVCVHSFAKNQDELILVGRNADKLAALVYSLEVTGAVVHSYVADLSSAKETFLLTETIRKNHPKIDVLLNNAGAYFDKHTLTKEGLEATFALNHLNYFIMALGLLPSLKKAGEARIVNVASRAHMGVSLDFSDLLGDKDYSGWKQYQRSKLMNIYFTYELAERLNQTKITVNCLHPGFVKTKFGQNNEGLAKVLLTFAQNLFAISEEKGAKTSIFLVTDPSVSSVSGKYFVKSKITKSSDPSYDIQARRNLWSYTEDLLKHKFSFKFPGF, encoded by the coding sequence ATGAAAAAAACAATTTTAGTTACAGGTGCTACTGATGGCATCGGGCGGGTCTGTGTTCATTCATTTGCAAAAAATCAAGACGAATTAATTTTAGTTGGTCGTAATGCAGATAAGTTAGCGGCTCTTGTTTATTCATTAGAAGTTACAGGAGCAGTGGTTCATTCTTATGTGGCTGATTTATCTTCTGCAAAAGAAACTTTTTTACTAACCGAAACGATTCGTAAGAATCACCCAAAAATTGATGTTTTACTCAACAATGCCGGTGCTTATTTTGATAAACATACTCTTACCAAAGAAGGCCTTGAAGCTACGTTTGCATTAAATCATTTGAATTATTTTATTATGGCTCTTGGTTTACTCCCTTCATTAAAAAAAGCAGGTGAAGCTAGAATTGTCAATGTAGCATCACGTGCCCACATGGGTGTGTCTCTTGATTTTAGTGATTTGTTAGGTGATAAGGATTATTCTGGTTGGAAACAATACCAAAGATCAAAACTCATGAACATTTATTTTACATATGAACTTGCGGAACGTTTGAACCAAACAAAAATTACTGTCAATTGCCTCCATCCAGGATTTGTTAAAACCAAGTTTGGTCAAAATAACGAAGGTTTAGCGAAAGTATTATTAACGTTTGCTCAAAATCTTTTTGCAATTTCGGAAGAAAAAGGTGCAAAAACATCTATTTTCCTTGTAACTGATCCTTCTGTATCTTCTGTTTCTGGTAAATATTTTGTAAAAAGTAAAATCACAAAAAGTTCAGATCCATCCTACGATATACAGGCCCGAAGGAATTTATGGTCATATACGGAAGATCTTTTGAAACACAAATTTAGTTTTAAATTTCCTGGTTTTTAG